A genome region from Sphaeramia orbicularis chromosome 19, fSphaOr1.1, whole genome shotgun sequence includes the following:
- the LOC115439540 gene encoding BTB/POZ domain-containing protein KCTD21-like: protein MLNLNSPDDNSNRNSLQDPISLNVGGEIYTSTLGTLTRCRDSMLGAMFTGQIPVLRDDRGNVFIDRDGRLFRYILNYLRSSSLDLPYGFSELTLLRREADFFQIRPLLEEIHRYELSVPLSLRGGPLGAMLMLSVDSKVRVLHFNLRHGPENYELRTCSVQAFTADLFCTWRAFLVLLCERFSYRTSQGLTSPHLCNPRQNRLKLEWVPRPDELPQDQYNKQHYRGLMVSDPEVTQSDDIMNMHRSGCEITDMQGFVEELLKVSFAEGFKVDLVVPDPAEILNCTSLRLVKC, encoded by the exons ATGCTGAACCTCAATTCACCGGATGACAACAGTAATAGGAACTCACTCCAGGACCCTATTTCATTGAACGTTGGTGGGGAAATTTACACCTCAACATTGGGCACTTTAACACGGTGCCGTGACTCAATGCTGGGCGCAATGTTCACTGGACAGATCCCTGTGCTCAGGGACGACCGAGGGAATGTCTTCATAGACCGCGATGGCAGGTTGTTCAGATACATCCTGAACTACCTTCGCTCAAGCTCCTTGGACTTACCGTATGGTTTTTCAGAACTCACACTGCTAAGGAGAGAGGCGGATTTCTTCCAGATACGCCCCCTGTTGGAGGAAATTCACCGCTATGAGCTGTCTGTGCCCCTCAGCCTCAGAGGGGGGCCATTAGGGGCCATGCTGATGCTCAGTGTTGATTCAAAG GTCCGCGTTCTCCACTTTAACTTGCGCCATGGACCTGAAAACTATGAGCtacgcacatgctcagtgcaaGCCTTCACAGCCGACCTCTTTTGTACCTGGAGAGCATTCTTAGTTCTTCTTTGCGAGCGCTTCTCCTACAGAACATCCCAGGGCCTCACAAGTCCTCATCTGTGCAACCCAAGACAAAACAGGCTGAAACTAGAGTGGGTGCCAAGGCCCGACGAGCTCCCGCAAGACCAATACAACAAGCAGCACTACCGGGGTCTGATGGTGTCCGACCCTGAAGTTACGCAGTCAGACGACATCATGAACATGCACCGGAGCGGCTGTGAAATCACTGACATGCAGGGTTTTGTGGAGGAGCTGCTCAAGGTGTCTTTTGCTGAAGGATTCAAAGTGGACCTGGTGGTTCCTGACCCTGCAGAAATTCTTAACTGCACCTCGCTTCGGCTTGTTAAGtgctga